The Algoriphagus sp. TR-M9 genome has a window encoding:
- a CDS encoding COX15/CtaA family protein: MKQNTKHAVSSFRRVSLITVIAVYILILIGGIVRSTGSGMGCPDWPKCFGSVIPPTSVDQLPKNYQEIYLEKRLAKNERFVATLEKLGFTEKAEEIANDKSILIEEEFNPVKTWIEYLNRLAGVVIGFLIILTVWKSFPLWKTDKCLPIVSVFSLVLVIFIGWIGSIVVSTNLLHWMITVHMILALLLVSLLIYVYHRSGRLQARKGVKMDVPGKVEVLLLIGTLLMFVQVVLGTQVREQIDIISDSLGNMLREEWVGRVGVDFLIHRSFSLVLLGIHVLYFFWAFKYTLRRSQVNLWSQVLMILIILEIATGMAMAYFGIPAFLQPIHLLVGSLIIGVQVLLLLEIREHKQFRLNTN, encoded by the coding sequence ATGAAGCAAAACACTAAACATGCAGTAAGTAGCTTTCGCCGTGTGAGTTTGATCACGGTGATAGCTGTTTATATCCTGATATTAATAGGAGGTATAGTACGTAGCACAGGGTCAGGAATGGGTTGTCCAGACTGGCCAAAGTGCTTTGGGAGTGTGATTCCACCTACCAGCGTTGACCAACTTCCTAAGAATTACCAGGAGATTTACTTAGAGAAAAGACTGGCTAAGAATGAACGATTCGTAGCTACACTTGAAAAGCTGGGGTTTACTGAGAAGGCAGAAGAAATAGCCAATGATAAATCTATCCTAATCGAAGAGGAATTCAATCCTGTTAAAACTTGGATTGAGTATCTCAACCGACTGGCTGGTGTTGTAATTGGCTTCTTGATTATTCTGACAGTTTGGAAATCATTCCCGCTATGGAAAACCGATAAATGCTTACCCATTGTATCTGTTTTTAGTCTAGTGCTTGTGATTTTCATCGGTTGGATTGGATCTATAGTCGTATCGACAAATCTTCTTCACTGGATGATTACAGTTCATATGATCCTAGCGCTACTATTGGTTTCGCTGCTGATATATGTCTATCATAGATCAGGCAGGTTGCAGGCAAGAAAGGGCGTGAAGATGGATGTGCCGGGCAAGGTGGAAGTACTGCTGTTGATTGGTACACTACTAATGTTTGTACAAGTTGTGCTGGGAACTCAAGTTCGGGAGCAGATCGACATCATTTCTGATTCACTTGGAAATATGCTTCGGGAGGAATGGGTTGGACGCGTAGGGGTTGATTTCCTAATTCACCGGTCCTTCTCCCTAGTATTGCTAGGTATTCATGTCTTGTATTTCTTTTGGGCGTTTAAGTACACCCTCAGAAGGTCTCAAGTAAATCTTTGGTCTCAGGTCTTAATGATTCTGATCATATTGGAAATAGCTACAGGAATGGCAATGGCATACTTTGGTATCCCTGCTTTTCTCCAGCCTATCCATTTATTAGTAGGTTCATTGATTATCGGGGTGCAGGTCCTCTTGCTTCTTGAAATCAGGGAACACAAGCAATTTCGATTAAATACCAATTAA
- the cyoE gene encoding heme o synthase, giving the protein MRTVELTDHIHTRWSSRIKSYSELIKLRLSAFVTLSAAFGYILGDRGVNFGWAGFVGLVLGGFLISGASCAANEIMERDLDKLMKRTQNRPLPLQTISVKEAYWFTSIVAIIGVMLLWVFTNPLTTGLGVLSMILYAFVYTPMKRVGPIAVFVGAIPGALPPLLGWTAATGTITYEALIIFGIQFIWQFPHFWAIAWVSDEDYKAAGFKLLPSGGAKDLNTAIQIMIYTLFLLPLGLLPSYFGLTGMTSGIVATVCGVLFLAQTFSLMRDCSRKSALKIMFGSFLYLPIVQIAYLLDKLP; this is encoded by the coding sequence ATGAGGACAGTTGAATTAACTGACCATATCCATACTCGATGGAGTAGTAGAATCAAATCGTACTCGGAGTTGATCAAGCTTAGGCTATCCGCTTTTGTTACGCTTTCTGCGGCTTTTGGCTATATACTCGGCGATCGTGGAGTGAATTTTGGCTGGGCAGGATTTGTAGGTTTGGTTTTAGGCGGCTTTTTGATCAGCGGTGCTTCCTGTGCTGCTAATGAGATCATGGAGCGGGATTTGGACAAGCTGATGAAGCGTACCCAAAACCGTCCGCTTCCCCTTCAGACAATTTCTGTAAAAGAAGCTTATTGGTTTACGAGCATAGTAGCTATTATAGGAGTTATGCTTCTTTGGGTTTTCACCAATCCATTGACCACAGGGCTAGGGGTGCTGAGCATGATACTGTATGCATTTGTCTATACTCCGATGAAGAGAGTGGGGCCTATCGCAGTATTTGTTGGAGCCATTCCTGGGGCATTGCCTCCATTGCTGGGTTGGACTGCAGCTACAGGAACCATTACTTATGAAGCTTTAATCATCTTTGGGATTCAGTTTATCTGGCAGTTTCCTCACTTTTGGGCTATTGCCTGGGTAAGTGATGAGGATTATAAGGCTGCCGGCTTTAAATTATTGCCTAGTGGTGGGGCCAAGGATTTGAATACGGCTATTCAAATCATGATTTACACCTTATTCTTGTTGCCGCTTGGCTTATTGCCAAGTTACTTTGGGCTTACGGGAATGACCTCAGGAATAGTAGCAACGGTTTGCGGAGTTTTATTCTTAGCTCAGACATTTTCACTGATGAGAGATTGCTCGCGCAAATCAGCATTAAAAATCATGTTCGGTTCATTCCTTTACTTGCCGATAGTTCAAATTGCATATTTACTGGATAAACTACCCTAA